In one Spirosoma rigui genomic region, the following are encoded:
- a CDS encoding TonB-dependent receptor — MAQTRIVGKVTADANKETLAGISIAVKGKVIGTITDTKGNFALTTNTERPFTLVVTGVGFQGQEFVIDRAQNTIEVSLKEQVTVGQEIVVSASRVEESVLKSPVSVERLDVRSFQSTPGATFYDALQNIKGVDMSTQSLTFKSVNVRGFGSNGNTRVVQLLDGMDNQAPGLNFSVGNLAGVSELDLESVELLPGAASALYGPNAINGLLLMTSKSPFLYQGLSAYTKVGAMHASNRTTATTPFYDAAFRYAKAFNNKFAVKVGVSYLKANDWQATDYRDQGFSNGKTLETGTRANNPGYDGINIYGDASANLYSSLYGNGQPGTGANGTSAILGAIATTQIPQAGNRTLPQLTGLTPQQIFNNIIPNINISRTGYQENDLVNYNATNLKLNGALHYRLNENVEAIAQANWGTGTTVYTGADRYYIKGFQLGQYKLELRGSNFFVRAYTTQERSGNSYATATLGQGINEAWSGSVAKWFPTYFGTYAQNALLGYAGAYLTALGAGQAPGAALAGAQTYINSQQQALLDQARGTADQGRLLPGSPEFQRALETVAAKPIPGDATGVGARFLDKTNLYHAEFMYNFSKQIDPKTVELIVGSNFRRYALNSGGTLFARDEAGKEFNIDEYGAYAQASKTLANVLKLTGSVRYDKNQNFKAQISPRLSAVLTVAKDHNFRASFQRGFRIPTTQDQYIDLNTPSARLIGGLPFLKQRYNFSGSPVYTLQSVQAFGAALQQGGSAALPQALAQLKQAPDPGYDPERVETYEVGYKGLLGNRLFIDAYYYYNRFLNFLGSQVVVQGKSPVLLTDPVSTLQLINGSARNVYSYPVNSPTQLKNAGWAIGADYVLPGNYTVGANVSSNFLVDQDKIPAGFVTFFNTPKYRYNLSFGNRNVARSGFGFNIVYRAQDAFLWEASFANTEATARKQTIIPAYSTLDAQISKKLSGLKSIVKLGGTNLTGKLYTQSWGNPSVGSMYYISLTFDELLN, encoded by the coding sequence ATGGCACAAACCCGGATTGTTGGAAAGGTGACCGCCGACGCGAATAAAGAGACGCTGGCCGGAATCAGTATCGCCGTCAAGGGAAAAGTGATTGGTACCATTACTGACACGAAAGGCAATTTCGCCCTGACAACCAATACGGAGCGCCCATTCACCCTCGTCGTTACGGGGGTTGGTTTTCAGGGACAGGAGTTCGTGATTGACCGAGCCCAGAATACGATTGAGGTTAGTCTCAAAGAGCAGGTAACGGTCGGCCAGGAAATTGTCGTTTCAGCCTCCCGTGTAGAGGAAAGTGTACTCAAGTCACCGGTATCGGTGGAGCGTCTGGATGTTCGTTCGTTCCAGTCTACACCCGGTGCTACGTTCTATGATGCTTTGCAAAACATCAAAGGAGTAGATATGAGCACACAGAGTCTGACGTTTAAATCGGTCAACGTGCGGGGCTTTGGTTCAAACGGTAATACACGCGTCGTTCAATTGCTGGACGGTATGGACAACCAGGCTCCCGGGCTTAATTTCTCGGTTGGTAACCTGGCTGGGGTTTCAGAACTTGATCTGGAAAGTGTTGAATTGCTTCCCGGTGCCGCTTCGGCACTTTACGGGCCTAACGCAATCAATGGACTGCTACTGATGACTTCAAAAAGTCCTTTTTTGTATCAGGGCCTGAGCGCCTATACGAAAGTAGGGGCTATGCACGCCAGCAATCGGACAACAGCAACGACCCCTTTCTATGATGCTGCTTTCCGCTATGCCAAGGCGTTTAACAATAAGTTCGCGGTAAAGGTAGGTGTCTCCTACCTGAAAGCGAATGACTGGCAGGCAACTGACTACCGCGACCAAGGATTTTCGAACGGCAAAACGCTGGAAACAGGTACCCGCGCTAACAACCCCGGTTATGACGGTATTAATATTTACGGTGATGCCAGCGCTAATCTCTATTCCAGTCTCTACGGTAATGGGCAGCCAGGAACGGGTGCCAATGGTACCTCGGCAATTTTAGGGGCCATCGCTACTACCCAGATTCCGCAGGCGGGTAATAGAACCCTACCCCAACTGACAGGCCTGACGCCCCAGCAAATCTTCAATAACATTATTCCAAACATCAACATTTCACGGACGGGCTATCAGGAGAATGATCTGGTCAATTACAACGCTACCAATCTAAAACTGAACGGTGCCCTGCACTACCGCCTGAACGAGAACGTAGAAGCAATTGCTCAGGCTAACTGGGGCACTGGTACAACCGTGTATACAGGTGCCGACCGGTATTACATCAAAGGGTTCCAACTGGGTCAATACAAGCTTGAATTGCGGGGGTCCAACTTCTTCGTGCGGGCGTATACAACTCAGGAGCGATCGGGTAATTCCTATGCGACGGCAACGCTAGGTCAGGGCATTAATGAAGCCTGGAGTGGTAGCGTAGCCAAGTGGTTTCCCACTTACTTCGGGACCTACGCCCAGAATGCTCTCCTAGGGTATGCGGGTGCTTACTTGACCGCCCTTGGCGCAGGTCAGGCTCCCGGTGCTGCCCTCGCAGGTGCTCAGACCTATATTAACAGCCAGCAACAGGCACTATTGGACCAAGCACGCGGTACGGCCGACCAGGGCCGGTTATTGCCAGGCTCTCCCGAGTTTCAGAGAGCACTGGAGACGGTTGCGGCAAAGCCAATTCCTGGTGATGCTACGGGTGTAGGGGCGCGGTTTCTGGACAAAACCAACCTGTACCATGCCGAGTTTATGTACAACTTCAGCAAGCAGATCGACCCTAAAACAGTGGAGTTAATTGTTGGCAGCAATTTCCGGCGGTATGCATTAAACTCGGGCGGTACCCTTTTTGCCCGTGATGAAGCTGGTAAGGAGTTTAATATTGACGAGTATGGGGCTTATGCACAGGCATCGAAGACACTAGCCAACGTGCTGAAGCTAACGGGATCCGTCCGGTACGACAAAAACCAAAATTTCAAAGCACAAATAAGCCCTCGTCTTTCGGCCGTACTGACCGTAGCAAAAGATCATAACTTCCGGGCGTCGTTCCAGCGGGGTTTCCGTATTCCAACTACGCAGGATCAATATATTGATCTTAACACCCCTTCCGCTCGCCTGATCGGAGGACTGCCTTTCCTCAAGCAGCGGTACAATTTTAGTGGCAGTCCGGTCTACACACTTCAGTCTGTACAGGCCTTTGGTGCCGCGTTGCAGCAGGGCGGTTCAGCCGCGCTGCCACAAGCGCTTGCTCAGCTAAAACAGGCACCAGATCCAGGGTACGATCCTGAGCGGGTAGAAACCTATGAGGTAGGTTACAAAGGATTACTGGGTAACCGGTTGTTTATAGACGCCTACTATTACTACAACCGGTTCCTGAATTTCTTGGGTAGCCAGGTTGTTGTTCAGGGCAAAAGTCCGGTTTTGTTAACCGATCCCGTCTCGACCTTACAATTAATCAATGGCTCCGCGCGGAACGTTTATTCATATCCGGTAAACTCGCCAACGCAGTTGAAAAACGCTGGCTGGGCTATTGGTGCCGATTATGTGCTCCCGGGTAATTACACCGTCGGGGCAAACGTATCGTCTAACTTTCTGGTCGACCAGGACAAGATTCCAGCGGGCTTTGTTACGTTCTTCAACACACCCAAGTACCGGTACAACCTGTCATTTGGCAACCGTAATGTGGCGCGTAGTGGATTTGGTTTCAATATTGTTTACCGCGCTCAAGATGCGTTTCTGTGGGAAGCGAGTTTCGCCAATACCGAAGCTACCGCTCGCAAGCAGACAATCATCCCAGCTTACAGCACCCTCGACGCTCAAATCAGCAAAAAGCTGTCAGGTTTGAAATCAATTGTTAAGCTTGGAGGCACCAACTTAACGGGCAAACTGTACACACAGTCATGGGGTAACCCTAGTGTCGGCTCGATGTACTACATCAGTCTGACGTTTGATGAACTTCTGAACTAA
- a CDS encoding Gfo/Idh/MocA family protein, with product MKNDSNQDRRGFLKASGLLTGGALLSSLPGVAMPFGSKAAGYHFSANDTIKVALIGCGGRGTGAAQQALNTKQNVKIVALADAYRDRLDDAYKALTERGAKAADGTPKVDVPEDHKFVGFDAYKQAMALADVVILATPPGFRPSHFEEAVRQNKQVFMEKPVATDAPGVRRVLAAAEEAKKKKLNVVVGLQRRYQPNYREMIKRIHDGALGDIVGGSVYWVSGGVWQKPRKPNQTEMDYQMRNWYYFNWLCGDHINEQHVHNIDVANWVKDSYPVSCQGTGGRQVRTGKDYGEIFDHHIVDYLYADGTTINSQCRHYEGTYSKVDEMFQGTKGKVDSFGQKSALLAYKGAPIYVHNGKNDGNPYQIEHDELFDAIAKGEYKFADAERVAKSTMTAIMGRMATYSGKVVKWDEALNSQIDLFPDKLAWDAMPKSLPDANGLYQIAVPGKTITV from the coding sequence ATGAAAAACGATTCAAACCAAGACCGGCGGGGCTTCCTGAAAGCATCCGGACTGCTAACGGGCGGTGCCCTGCTAAGCAGCTTACCTGGTGTTGCCATGCCATTTGGCTCGAAAGCGGCAGGCTACCACTTCTCAGCCAATGATACCATCAAAGTGGCACTCATTGGCTGCGGTGGACGCGGCACGGGAGCGGCTCAACAAGCGCTCAATACCAAACAGAACGTCAAAATAGTGGCACTGGCCGACGCCTATCGCGACCGGCTGGACGACGCCTATAAAGCGCTTACGGAACGGGGTGCCAAAGCGGCTGATGGTACGCCCAAAGTAGACGTTCCGGAAGATCATAAGTTTGTTGGATTCGATGCCTACAAACAGGCCATGGCCCTGGCCGATGTCGTTATTCTGGCCACTCCCCCCGGTTTCCGCCCTAGCCACTTTGAAGAAGCCGTTCGGCAGAACAAGCAGGTATTCATGGAGAAGCCCGTAGCTACGGATGCCCCTGGCGTTCGGCGGGTACTGGCGGCAGCCGAAGAAGCCAAAAAGAAGAAACTGAACGTAGTCGTCGGACTACAACGGCGCTACCAGCCCAACTACCGCGAAATGATCAAGCGTATCCACGACGGAGCGCTGGGCGATATTGTGGGTGGGTCAGTATACTGGGTGAGCGGTGGCGTCTGGCAGAAGCCGCGTAAACCCAACCAGACCGAAATGGACTACCAGATGCGCAACTGGTATTATTTCAACTGGCTCTGTGGCGATCATATCAACGAGCAACACGTCCACAACATCGACGTAGCCAACTGGGTCAAAGACAGCTATCCGGTCTCCTGCCAGGGAACGGGCGGGCGGCAAGTTCGCACCGGTAAAGACTACGGCGAGATCTTCGACCACCATATTGTTGATTACCTCTACGCCGACGGCACCACCATCAATAGCCAGTGCCGCCATTACGAAGGCACCTACAGCAAGGTGGACGAGATGTTCCAGGGTACCAAAGGTAAAGTCGACTCATTTGGCCAGAAAAGCGCACTCCTGGCTTACAAAGGAGCGCCTATCTACGTCCATAACGGTAAAAATGATGGTAACCCGTACCAGATCGAGCACGACGAGCTGTTCGATGCAATTGCCAAGGGCGAGTACAAATTCGCCGATGCCGAGCGGGTTGCCAAAAGTACAATGACCGCAATCATGGGCCGGATGGCAACGTATTCGGGTAAAGTGGTGAAGTGGGACGAGGCTTTGAATTCGCAGATCGATCTCTTCCCGGATAAACTCGCCTGGGATGCCATGCCCAAGAGCCTGCCCGACGCAAATGGTCTGTACCAGATTGCAGTACCGGGAAAAACGATAACGGTATAA
- a CDS encoding FAD:protein FMN transferase, translated as MNVRFSVHFLIRLFLAILLIPGLVIAQPDTARFSFRRGLMGTQFTLTFFAPDSLTAYRVNSAVNARMDSLNQVMSDYMDGSEINRLSETSGQNRWVRVSPDLFAVLQKAKTIAQQSKGRFDPTIGPLSLLWRRAVRRGEFPSATVRRQAHRAVGYRYMLLDSVTRSVKLLRPGMRLDVGGIGQGFATDEAARLLRRLGVNAFVMDIGGDVLAGDGNWTVALDSAVITLHNAAITTSGDVYRHLDYRGRRYSHIMNPRSGLGLRHFVRVTVLAPDGYRADALTKVFSVARSWPFWWHKSRRLLRHFPGVKVLIVENKRGRLRKWQSAPFP; from the coding sequence TTGAACGTTCGTTTCTCCGTACATTTTCTGATTCGCCTGTTCCTGGCCATACTGCTGATACCAGGACTGGTGATTGCGCAACCCGATACGGCCCGGTTTTCGTTCCGCCGGGGCCTGATGGGTACGCAGTTTACCCTGACATTTTTTGCGCCCGACAGCCTGACCGCTTACCGGGTCAATAGTGCCGTCAACGCCCGGATGGACTCACTGAACCAGGTCATGAGCGATTACATGGATGGGTCAGAAATTAACCGGCTGTCGGAAACGAGTGGGCAGAACCGGTGGGTCCGCGTCTCACCCGATCTGTTTGCCGTACTGCAAAAAGCAAAAACTATTGCCCAGCAGTCGAAGGGACGCTTTGATCCAACTATTGGCCCATTGTCGCTCCTGTGGCGCCGGGCCGTTCGGCGGGGAGAGTTTCCATCAGCTACGGTACGACGACAGGCGCACCGGGCGGTGGGCTACCGGTATATGCTGCTGGATAGCGTTACCCGGTCGGTCAAACTGCTACGTCCCGGTATGCGGCTGGACGTGGGAGGGATAGGGCAGGGGTTTGCCACCGACGAAGCAGCCCGGCTACTGCGCAGGCTGGGCGTCAATGCTTTCGTGATGGATATTGGGGGTGATGTGTTGGCGGGCGATGGTAACTGGACGGTGGCCCTGGACTCGGCCGTGATTACGCTCCACAACGCGGCTATTACCACTTCGGGCGACGTGTACCGTCACCTCGATTACCGGGGCCGACGCTATTCACACATTATGAATCCGCGCTCGGGTCTGGGACTGCGTCATTTTGTGCGGGTTACCGTGCTGGCTCCCGATGGTTACCGGGCCGATGCGCTGACCAAAGTCTTCAGCGTAGCCCGCAGCTGGCCGTTCTGGTGGCACAAAAGTCGTCGCCTACTACGTCATTTTCCCGGTGTGAAGGTACTGATCGTGGAAAACAAACGGGGCCGACTCCGTAAATGGCAGTCGGCCCCGTTTCCATAA
- the aroC gene encoding chorismate synthase — protein MSSTYGTIFKISTFGESHGPGIGVIIDGCPAGLPFDTDFIQQELARRKPGQSRITTQRREADEFEVLSGVFEGQTQGTPIALLIRNTDQRSKDYGHIAQQFRPSHADYTYQAKYGSRDYRGGGRSSARETAARVAAGAVAKLLLAQQGVQIRAYVSQVGTLKLGKAYTELDLGLAEDNAVRCPDPETAERMFQHIDDIRKRGDSIGGIVDCVVSGAPVGWGEPVFDKLHAELGKAMLSINAVKGFEYGSGFAGVEQLGSEHNDEFYIEAGAGSEPGRVRTRTNQSGGIQGGISNGEDIYFRTAFKPVATIMQDQDSVDVNGDPVTVSGKGRHDPCVVPRAVPIVEAMAALVLADMYLRNKLARV, from the coding sequence ATGAGCAGTACGTACGGAACAATATTCAAGATTTCCACCTTTGGCGAATCGCACGGGCCGGGAATCGGCGTCATCATTGACGGGTGCCCCGCCGGTTTACCGTTCGACACCGATTTTATTCAGCAGGAACTGGCCCGGCGCAAACCCGGACAGTCGCGTATAACCACCCAACGGCGCGAGGCCGACGAATTCGAGGTGCTGTCGGGCGTGTTTGAAGGGCAAACGCAGGGAACGCCCATTGCGCTCCTCATCCGCAATACCGATCAGCGTAGCAAGGATTATGGTCATATTGCCCAGCAATTCCGGCCGTCGCACGCCGACTACACCTACCAGGCCAAGTATGGCTCCCGCGATTACCGGGGGGGCGGCCGGTCATCGGCCCGGGAAACGGCCGCTCGTGTGGCTGCCGGTGCCGTTGCTAAACTCCTGCTGGCGCAACAGGGCGTTCAGATCCGTGCCTACGTATCGCAGGTAGGAACGCTGAAGCTGGGTAAAGCCTATACCGAATTAGACCTGGGGCTGGCCGAAGATAATGCCGTTCGCTGCCCCGACCCGGAAACTGCGGAACGGATGTTTCAACACATCGATGATATCCGTAAACGGGGCGACTCCATTGGCGGTATCGTCGATTGTGTAGTTAGCGGAGCACCGGTTGGCTGGGGCGAACCGGTTTTCGATAAGCTACATGCCGAGCTGGGTAAAGCCATGCTCAGCATCAACGCCGTGAAAGGGTTTGAGTACGGCAGCGGCTTTGCCGGGGTAGAGCAACTGGGTTCCGAACACAACGACGAGTTTTATATTGAAGCCGGAGCCGGGTCGGAGCCGGGCCGGGTCCGTACCAGAACCAACCAGTCGGGCGGTATTCAGGGCGGTATCAGCAATGGCGAGGATATTTACTTCCGAACGGCCTTCAAGCCCGTAGCCACCATCATGCAGGATCAGGATAGCGTCGATGTTAACGGTGATCCGGTAACGGTTTCGGGCAAAGGCCGGCACGATCCCTGCGTGGTACCCCGTGCGGTACCCATCGTGGAGGCCATGGCCGCCCTGGTGCTGGCCGACATGTACCTGCGTAACAAGCTGGCGCGGGTGTAG
- a CDS encoding BatD family protein has protein sequence MAPFAITVNGETIKSEGAVLIVRPSAAAAAASPAPLPPADGAAFLSLRASRSTIYTGEGVGLTLSFFVADNYPYVLNFTALDRQLQTIIKKIRPANVWEENRPINDLRPIAVVINGRKFREIQLYQSVFYPLAARTLTIPAVTLSLTRPRPVIGPPSPQTETVAFASKPLAVTVRGLPPHPLRGQVAVGSFHLNEQLDRQRVKVGESVRYSFTIEGVGNIATLPAPTESPAPTNVDLFPPKERHTIRHGGNQVSGQKTFTYFVVPRQNGRIQLADHFQWIFFDPQSSRYDTLRPRLWVEAGGAKAAAIADASAPASGTGVGDEAAPASPSGMSLYTGIESLDSTQQPVSIPVLIRAIANVLIVLMLLGMIFVFFKK, from the coding sequence TTGGCTCCGTTCGCAATTACGGTAAATGGCGAAACGATCAAATCAGAAGGCGCTGTTTTAATCGTTCGACCGTCGGCGGCAGCAGCAGCAGCGTCTCCGGCCCCCCTGCCGCCCGCCGATGGAGCCGCTTTCCTGTCGCTGCGGGCTTCCAGATCTACTATTTATACCGGCGAAGGAGTGGGGTTGACGCTATCATTCTTTGTGGCCGACAACTACCCATACGTACTTAATTTTACCGCCCTTGATCGCCAGTTACAAACCATCATCAAAAAAATACGTCCGGCTAATGTATGGGAAGAAAATCGGCCGATCAATGATTTGCGACCCATAGCGGTCGTTATCAACGGGCGTAAGTTTCGGGAGATTCAGCTCTACCAGTCGGTGTTTTACCCGCTCGCAGCCCGCACCCTGACCATCCCAGCTGTAACGCTTAGCCTCACCCGGCCCCGTCCCGTTATTGGTCCGCCTTCTCCCCAGACCGAAACCGTCGCTTTTGCCAGTAAACCCCTGGCAGTTACGGTGCGGGGCCTGCCCCCTCATCCGCTGCGGGGGCAGGTGGCCGTTGGGTCGTTTCACCTGAACGAGCAACTGGACCGGCAGCGGGTGAAGGTAGGGGAAAGCGTCCGGTACAGTTTCACGATTGAGGGGGTGGGAAACATTGCCACGCTGCCCGCACCGACCGAGTCTCCCGCACCGACCAATGTCGACTTGTTCCCGCCTAAAGAGCGGCACACGATCAGGCACGGGGGTAACCAGGTAAGTGGTCAGAAAACGTTCACCTATTTCGTTGTACCCCGGCAGAACGGCAGAATTCAGCTGGCCGATCATTTTCAGTGGATCTTTTTCGATCCGCAAAGCAGCCGGTATGATACCCTGCGGCCCCGTCTTTGGGTGGAGGCCGGCGGGGCAAAAGCGGCTGCTATAGCTGATGCATCGGCCCCGGCGTCGGGTACGGGCGTTGGCGACGAGGCTGCCCCGGCGTCACCCTCGGGTATGTCACTCTACACCGGCATCGAGTCGCTTGACAGTACGCAGCAACCCGTTAGTATTCCGGTTTTGATTCGTGCCATTGCCAACGTATTGATTGTATTAATGCTGTTGGGGATGATCTTTGTATTCTTTAAGAAATGA
- a CDS encoding MBL fold metallo-hydrolase RNA specificity domain-containing protein: MTIQFFGAARTVTGSKHLITTADGTQILLDCGLFQGINTDDLNQQFGFDPAAVDYMVLSHAHIDHTGLIPRLVAKGFKGPIYTTSATIDLCEVMLMDSARIQERDLERVNNRRSRRGQATLDALYNEADVEQALRQMVAVAYNQPFEIGSSVTGLLTDAAHLLGSAAISLTIREADKTTQLAFSGDIGRPDDKILRKPDSFPQADYIICESTYGDRLHEPEPDMKAHLLRIVEETCIERRGKLLIPAFAVDRTQELIYALDQLESEGKLPRLQVYIDSPMSVKATQVMRDHEEDFNPDILAYIKRDGDAFDFANLHYISDVEESKAINGQHEPCIIVAPSGMAEAGRIKHHIKNNIEDPSTTILMVGYASPSSLGGALKRGDKEVTIFGERLAVNARVEIMDSFSAHGDYREMLQFLSCQDPARVKTVFLVHGELEKQLIWKEKLQAAGFKDVVIPDMMDKVGL; this comes from the coding sequence ATGACCATTCAATTTTTTGGCGCGGCCCGCACCGTTACGGGCAGCAAACACCTGATCACAACCGCCGACGGTACGCAGATCTTACTCGATTGCGGCCTGTTTCAGGGCATTAATACCGACGACCTTAACCAGCAGTTTGGTTTCGACCCGGCGGCTGTGGACTATATGGTTCTGTCGCACGCGCACATCGATCATACCGGTCTGATCCCCCGTCTGGTAGCCAAGGGATTCAAAGGCCCAATTTACACGACTTCAGCCACTATTGATCTCTGCGAAGTGATGCTGATGGATAGTGCCCGTATTCAGGAACGGGATCTGGAGCGGGTAAACAACCGGCGTAGCCGGCGGGGGCAGGCAACGCTCGACGCACTGTACAACGAAGCAGATGTAGAGCAGGCACTCCGCCAGATGGTAGCCGTGGCCTACAACCAGCCCTTCGAGATCGGCTCATCGGTAACGGGGTTGCTGACCGATGCCGCCCACCTGCTGGGCAGCGCTGCCATTAGCCTAACTATCCGCGAAGCCGACAAAACGACTCAACTTGCTTTCAGCGGTGATATTGGCCGGCCCGACGATAAAATCCTGCGCAAGCCCGATTCGTTTCCGCAAGCCGACTATATCATCTGCGAATCGACTTACGGTGATCGACTCCACGAACCCGAGCCCGACATGAAAGCGCACCTGCTGCGTATTGTGGAGGAAACCTGCATTGAACGGCGAGGTAAACTGCTGATTCCTGCTTTTGCCGTTGACCGGACCCAGGAGTTGATCTACGCCCTCGACCAACTGGAAAGCGAGGGAAAGCTGCCCCGCCTGCAAGTGTACATAGACAGCCCGATGTCGGTCAAAGCGACGCAGGTAATGCGGGATCACGAGGAAGATTTTAACCCTGATATACTGGCCTACATAAAACGGGACGGCGACGCCTTTGACTTTGCAAACCTGCACTATATTTCCGATGTGGAAGAGTCGAAAGCGATCAATGGTCAGCATGAGCCCTGTATTATTGTTGCCCCCTCGGGAATGGCCGAAGCCGGGCGGATCAAGCACCACATCAAGAACAATATTGAGGACCCGTCCACGACGATCCTGATGGTTGGCTATGCGTCGCCCAGTAGTCTGGGTGGCGCCTTGAAGCGGGGCGATAAAGAAGTTACGATTTTTGGCGAACGCCTTGCCGTAAACGCCCGTGTCGAAATCATGGATTCGTTCTCGGCCCACGGCGATTACCGCGAGATGTTACAGTTTCTGTCGTGCCAGGACCCTGCCCGGGTGAAAACCGTATTTCTGGTACATGGTGAGCTGGAAAAGCAACTGATCTGGAAAGAAAAGCTTCAGGCTGCGGGATTCAAAGACGTTGTAATACCGGATATGATGGATAAAGTGGGTTTGTAG